The proteins below are encoded in one region of Sideroxydans lithotrophicus ES-1:
- a CDS encoding phosphoribosylanthranilate isomerase, which yields MTRIKICGITRAEDALAVARSGADAIGFVFYDKSPRYVTPQQAAKLARAVPPFVTLVGLFVNSSDEYVRDVLAQVPLDVLQFHGEETPEFCRQFGRPYLKAIRVKPGVDLVQCAASYSAAQGLLLDAFVEGTQGGTGESFDWSLIPRELSLPLILSGGLHAGNVAEAIRKIRPYAVDVSSGVEAAKGIKDAAKVAAFINEVKQIDLQLS from the coding sequence ATGACCAGGATCAAGATTTGCGGCATCACCCGCGCAGAAGATGCGTTGGCGGTCGCGCGCAGCGGTGCTGATGCGATCGGATTCGTGTTCTATGATAAGAGCCCGCGTTACGTCACGCCGCAACAGGCCGCGAAGCTGGCACGTGCCGTGCCACCGTTCGTCACGCTGGTGGGTTTGTTTGTGAACTCTTCCGACGAATATGTGCGCGATGTGCTGGCGCAGGTGCCGCTGGATGTGTTGCAGTTCCATGGTGAGGAAACACCGGAGTTCTGCCGGCAGTTCGGCAGGCCTTACTTGAAGGCAATCCGGGTCAAGCCGGGGGTGGATTTGGTACAATGCGCGGCTTCTTACAGTGCTGCCCAAGGCTTGTTGCTGGATGCCTTTGTCGAAGGCACGCAAGGCGGCACCGGGGAGTCGTTCGACTGGTCGCTGATCCCGCGCGAACTTTCGCTGCCGCTGATCCTGTCCGGCGGTTTGCATGCGGGCAATGTGGCTGAAGCGATAAGAAAAATCCGGCCTTACGCGGTGGATGTGTCCAGTGGCGTGGAGGCGGCAAAGGGGATCAAGGACGCGGCGAAAGTCGCCGCGTTCATCAACGAGGTTAAGCAGATTGACTTACAACTTTCCTGA
- a CDS encoding cation:proton antiporter → MNSQTFLLQLLGILIASRIFAELAVRLKSPSVIGELLAGVALGPSLLGWIEPTQTFRLLAEIGIILLLFDVGLETDIMQLVRAGSRSVVVAITGFILPFVLGFALCFWGFGLAMIVSLFVAGTITATSIGITLRVLADLDRQHSHEAQVILGAAVIDDILGILLLALLYEFSVSGNVDFTESGKVLLFVLAFFLIAPAAAKLMSVLIQHFDQASALPGLIPISIVSLVLFFAWFAHAIGAPELLGGFAAGLALSRRFFLPFGLALHSNPSFNEQVEKQMLPIINLFTPIFFVVVGLSLNLQQVNWNSVFVYAFSASLLLVAIAGKLVGALLLREPMHVRWAIGISMVPRGEVGLIFAELGRANGILVDDVYAATIIVIALTTLLPPFVLKAFYNRHGDRFKATS, encoded by the coding sequence ATGAACTCCCAAACATTTCTGCTCCAGCTTCTCGGCATCCTGATCGCCTCCCGCATCTTTGCAGAGCTGGCGGTGCGCCTGAAATCTCCTTCGGTTATCGGCGAGTTGCTTGCCGGAGTGGCACTGGGGCCGAGCCTGCTTGGATGGATCGAGCCGACGCAGACGTTCCGCCTGCTGGCCGAAATCGGCATCATCTTGCTGCTGTTCGATGTCGGGCTGGAAACCGACATCATGCAACTGGTACGCGCCGGCAGCAGGTCCGTGGTGGTAGCCATCACCGGCTTCATCCTGCCTTTCGTCCTTGGATTCGCGCTATGTTTCTGGGGATTCGGTCTGGCCATGATCGTCTCCCTCTTTGTTGCCGGCACCATTACTGCCACCAGCATCGGCATCACTCTGCGCGTGCTGGCCGACCTGGATCGCCAGCACAGTCATGAAGCCCAAGTCATCCTGGGCGCAGCGGTCATAGATGACATATTGGGTATTCTATTGCTTGCATTGCTCTATGAATTCTCCGTCAGCGGGAACGTCGACTTTACCGAAAGCGGCAAGGTCCTGCTGTTCGTTCTGGCGTTTTTCCTGATCGCTCCGGCTGCAGCCAAGCTGATGTCGGTGCTCATCCAGCATTTCGACCAGGCCAGCGCCCTCCCCGGTCTCATTCCAATCTCCATTGTGTCGCTGGTGTTGTTCTTTGCCTGGTTTGCCCATGCCATCGGCGCACCGGAGTTACTGGGCGGATTCGCTGCCGGGCTGGCCTTGTCGCGCAGGTTCTTTCTTCCATTCGGCCTTGCACTACACAGCAACCCCAGCTTCAACGAACAAGTGGAAAAACAGATGTTGCCGATCATCAACTTGTTCACCCCGATCTTTTTCGTGGTGGTCGGGCTCTCCCTCAATCTTCAGCAAGTCAACTGGAATTCTGTTTTCGTATACGCCTTTTCGGCCAGCTTGCTGCTGGTGGCCATAGCGGGAAAACTCGTTGGCGCACTGTTACTGCGCGAGCCCATGCATGTGCGCTGGGCCATCGGCATATCGATGGTCCCGCGTGGAGAAGTCGGCTTGATTTTTGCCGAGCTGGGCCGAGCCAATGGCATCCTGGTCGATGATGTATATGCCGCGACGATCATCGTGATCGCTTTGACTACGCTGCTGCCGCCATTCGTACTCAAAGCGTTTTATAACCGGCATGGCGATCGCTTCAAAGCAACCAGCTAA
- the truA gene encoding tRNA pseudouridine(38-40) synthase TruA, which yields MRIALGIEYDGSGYNGWQSQPDVPNIQDTLQAALSRIAGENISIIAAGRTDTGVHALEQVVHFDTGIVRPLASWVRGTNALLPKDVAVLWAHPVADEFHARFSAQARSYQYVLINRPSRSAVHHGKVGWFHLPLDVEAMRMAAQNLLGEHDFSAFRSSQCQAKTPVKTLAQLDIVQQGDIIIFNLTANAFLHHMVRNIVGCLLYVGKGKYPPQWMHELLQGRERKLAAPTFAPDGLYLCHITYDAKWGLPQGRG from the coding sequence ATGAGGATAGCGCTTGGCATCGAATACGACGGCAGCGGCTACAACGGCTGGCAAAGCCAGCCGGACGTGCCCAATATTCAGGACACATTGCAAGCGGCGTTGAGCAGGATCGCAGGCGAAAATATCTCCATCATTGCCGCAGGAAGGACCGATACTGGCGTTCATGCACTGGAACAGGTTGTGCATTTCGATACCGGCATCGTCAGGCCGCTCGCCTCGTGGGTGCGGGGCACGAATGCCTTGTTGCCGAAAGATGTTGCCGTGCTGTGGGCGCATCCCGTTGCCGATGAGTTCCATGCGCGTTTCTCGGCACAGGCACGCAGCTATCAGTATGTGCTCATCAACCGGCCTTCGCGGAGCGCGGTCCATCACGGCAAGGTGGGCTGGTTCCACTTGCCGCTGGACGTGGAGGCGATGCGGATGGCAGCGCAAAACCTGCTGGGTGAACACGACTTCAGCGCCTTCCGTTCCTCACAGTGTCAGGCCAAGACCCCGGTGAAGACACTGGCGCAACTCGACATCGTGCAACAGGGCGATATCATCATTTTCAACCTGACGGCAAACGCCTTCCTCCACCACATGGTGCGCAATATCGTCGGTTGTCTGTTGTACGTTGGCAAGGGAAAGTACCCGCCGCAGTGGATGCATGAACTGCTACAGGGGCGCGAGCGCAAACTGGCAGCACCGACCTTTGCGCCGGATGGTTTGTATTTGTGCCATATCACTTACGATGCAAAATGGGGTTTGCCGCAAGGACGTGGTTGA
- a CDS encoding FimV/HubP family polar landmark protein: MLKSILKASIFIACLAGSGIASAAGLGGINVTSSLGQPLKAEIAVLDIDKADKSTLRAKLASADAYKNAGMDFPYGIPKLKFQIEDHANGDSFIKVTSIQPINDPFLTLLVELNWSSGKLLREYTFLLDPPGYKPEQPKPEEVTPIEPVLAAPVVEPASAPVATAEEAASEPVAAMPQPASAEALPAVVPTAESAVVAAPVAESAVTAAPAAESAPAESGLTEQELSQASAPVAAAPAEVAPVKQDALSKEEALAEASPVGSSEHITVLRGDTLSKIAAQIKPDNVSLERMLVALYRENAGVFDGHNMNRIRAGKILNIPSSDAVQKMPQADAVEEIRAQAADWNAYRQKLSAARTAKAESEDKQEAAGKISTAVTDKATSSKEPAKEVLKLSKGEAPNDKAVGGGKSTSQDKVIAKEEESIAQGKALKDAQERTAILEKNVQDMKRLAELKQEAATASAPAAAVTVNAASATQAASSVAPAKPKVVHPKIAMPKVVEQPSLVEQLMSEPLYLAGGAAVLLLLGGLGFMAVKRGKQGGGKKKAPAKKKDEDEGSSTGRMAAPIAPSPETGDFTNAAAQAAPVASADSEEVDPIGEADLFLTFGRDAQAEEVLKEALKKNPNNMPVKLKLLSIYANRKDTNSFYSYAREIKESGDDAAWQQAAAMGREVDPSNPYYGGDSSASAAAGGKAEAAPAAPAVDFDLGFGSPAPAAPAFASQNTVVLEAQPVQEKTAIMSQEELQRAVQAAPMDFDITGTNPGVPALGSAQQDLAAVTTMDDLVFDVTATHPKVPASAPVAAAPAEDGGLAFTLDFPLESTPAAVTPARSLGLDEITLNLDKTGTSVSAGATAQKDERWQEVATKLDLAKAYQEMGDAAGAREILEEVLRDGDEQQRDSAQALMQQL, translated from the coding sequence GTGCTTAAATCAATTCTAAAAGCGTCAATTTTCATTGCCTGTCTGGCTGGGTCTGGCATCGCCAGTGCGGCAGGCTTGGGAGGCATCAATGTGACCTCGTCGCTGGGGCAACCCCTGAAGGCCGAGATCGCGGTGCTCGATATCGATAAAGCAGACAAATCAACCCTCAGGGCCAAACTGGCATCTGCCGATGCATACAAGAATGCAGGTATGGATTTTCCATATGGCATCCCCAAGCTCAAGTTCCAGATCGAGGATCATGCCAATGGTGACTCATTCATCAAGGTGACCTCTATCCAGCCGATCAACGACCCGTTCCTCACCTTGCTGGTCGAATTGAATTGGTCTTCCGGCAAGCTATTGCGGGAATACACCTTCCTGCTCGATCCGCCCGGCTACAAGCCCGAGCAACCCAAACCGGAAGAAGTGACGCCGATCGAGCCGGTCCTGGCTGCGCCAGTCGTTGAACCAGCCTCGGCACCAGTCGCCACTGCCGAAGAGGCGGCTTCCGAACCTGTTGCTGCCATGCCGCAGCCTGCATCGGCAGAGGCGCTTCCTGCCGTTGTGCCGACTGCCGAAAGTGCCGTTGTCGCAGCGCCAGTGGCAGAAAGCGCAGTGACTGCGGCGCCGGCAGCAGAGTCTGCACCAGCCGAAAGTGGGCTGACCGAGCAAGAGCTGTCCCAGGCGAGTGCGCCGGTTGCGGCAGCACCTGCCGAGGTCGCCCCTGTGAAGCAGGATGCGCTGAGCAAGGAAGAGGCGCTTGCCGAAGCGTCTCCAGTTGGTTCGTCCGAACATATCACCGTGCTGCGTGGCGACACGCTGAGCAAGATCGCTGCGCAGATCAAACCTGACAATGTCAGTCTGGAGCGTATGCTGGTTGCGCTGTATCGCGAAAACGCCGGAGTGTTCGACGGACATAACATGAACCGGATAAGGGCGGGGAAGATACTGAATATCCCGTCAAGCGATGCAGTCCAGAAGATGCCTCAGGCGGATGCGGTGGAGGAGATACGCGCACAGGCTGCCGATTGGAATGCGTACCGCCAGAAATTGTCGGCGGCTCGCACTGCAAAGGCAGAGAGCGAGGACAAGCAGGAAGCCGCTGGCAAGATCAGCACTGCTGTGACCGACAAGGCAACTTCCAGCAAGGAGCCAGCCAAAGAGGTATTGAAACTCTCCAAAGGCGAAGCCCCGAATGACAAAGCGGTCGGTGGCGGAAAATCCACGTCACAGGACAAAGTCATTGCCAAGGAAGAGGAATCCATAGCTCAAGGCAAGGCATTGAAGGATGCTCAGGAACGTACCGCGATTCTGGAAAAGAACGTCCAGGATATGAAGCGTCTGGCTGAGTTGAAGCAAGAAGCCGCAACAGCATCTGCACCTGCGGCTGCGGTCACAGTCAATGCTGCCTCGGCTACGCAGGCGGCCAGCAGTGTGGCGCCTGCAAAACCAAAGGTGGTTCACCCCAAGATTGCTATGCCTAAGGTCGTTGAACAACCTTCGCTGGTAGAGCAACTGATGAGCGAGCCGCTCTACCTTGCCGGTGGCGCGGCAGTATTACTGCTGCTGGGCGGATTGGGATTCATGGCTGTAAAGCGCGGCAAGCAGGGTGGTGGCAAGAAGAAAGCGCCGGCAAAGAAAAAAGACGAGGATGAGGGTAGTTCCACCGGACGCATGGCGGCGCCGATCGCCCCCTCTCCAGAAACAGGTGACTTCACAAATGCTGCAGCACAAGCGGCACCTGTTGCAAGCGCGGATTCTGAGGAAGTGGATCCCATTGGAGAAGCGGATCTGTTCCTGACGTTCGGTCGCGATGCGCAGGCCGAAGAAGTGCTGAAAGAGGCATTGAAAAAGAATCCGAACAACATGCCGGTCAAGCTCAAGCTGTTGTCCATCTATGCCAATCGCAAGGACACCAATTCTTTTTACAGCTACGCACGCGAGATAAAGGAATCGGGAGATGATGCCGCCTGGCAACAGGCTGCTGCGATGGGTCGGGAGGTCGATCCCAGCAATCCGTACTATGGCGGCGATTCCAGCGCCTCAGCTGCTGCCGGGGGAAAAGCTGAAGCTGCACCGGCGGCACCGGCCGTAGACTTCGATCTGGGCTTCGGCTCTCCAGCGCCGGCCGCTCCTGCATTCGCAAGTCAGAACACAGTAGTGCTGGAGGCGCAGCCAGTGCAAGAGAAGACAGCCATCATGTCGCAGGAAGAGTTGCAGCGTGCAGTTCAAGCTGCCCCGATGGATTTTGATATAACCGGCACCAATCCTGGTGTGCCGGCGCTCGGTTCTGCCCAGCAGGATTTGGCGGCGGTAACGACCATGGATGATCTGGTATTCGACGTGACCGCCACCCATCCCAAAGTACCTGCTTCTGCTCCTGTCGCTGCGGCTCCTGCAGAAGATGGCGGGCTGGCGTTTACACTCGACTTCCCGCTGGAGAGCACACCGGCAGCGGTCACTCCAGCCCGCAGCCTGGGCCTGGATGAGATCACCCTGAACCTGGATAAAACCGGGACATCTGTCTCGGCAGGTGCTACAGCACAGAAGGACGAGCGCTGGCAGGAAGTTGCCACCAAACTCGATCTGGCCAAGGCTTACCAGGAGATGGGCGATGCTGCCGGGGCACGCGAGATACTGGAAGAAGTCTTGCGCGATGGAGACGAACAGCAGCGAGATTCTGCGCAAGCATTGATGCAGCAACTGTAA
- the asd gene encoding aspartate-semialdehyde dehydrogenase — protein MKVGLIGWRGMVGSVLMQRMREEKDFDLIDAVFFTTSNAGGEAPAEGRGVRLKDAHDLNELKAMDAIISCQGGDYTTEIFPRLRAAGWQGYWIDAASTLRMEKDAVIILDPVNLDLIKSSLASGGKNFIGGNCTNSILLMGLGGLFHAGLVEWVSSMTYQAASGAGAQNMRELLNQMGMAYASVADLLADPKSAILEIDRRLADKLRSAEMPTENFGAPLAGSLIPWIDKQLDNGQSKEEWKGQAEVNKILGTTQRIPVDGLCVRIGAMRCHSLALTLKLKKDVPLAEIETHIKGGNPWVKFVPNQREISVRELTPVAVTGKLDVAVGRVRKMELGPEYVSAFVCGDQLLWGAAEPLRRMLRILLGK, from the coding sequence ATGAAAGTAGGTTTGATCGGTTGGCGCGGAATGGTCGGGTCGGTGCTCATGCAGCGCATGCGTGAAGAAAAGGACTTCGATCTGATCGACGCGGTATTCTTTACCACCTCGAATGCTGGCGGCGAAGCGCCAGCTGAGGGTCGTGGCGTGCGCCTGAAAGATGCGCACGACTTGAACGAGCTGAAGGCGATGGATGCCATCATCTCCTGCCAGGGCGGCGATTACACCACCGAGATATTTCCCAGATTGCGTGCTGCTGGCTGGCAGGGTTACTGGATCGATGCAGCTTCCACGCTGCGTATGGAAAAGGATGCGGTCATCATCCTCGACCCGGTGAATCTCGACCTGATCAAGAGTTCGCTGGCGAGCGGCGGCAAGAATTTCATCGGTGGCAATTGCACCAACAGCATATTGCTGATGGGATTGGGGGGCTTGTTCCATGCGGGTCTGGTGGAGTGGGTTTCGTCCATGACCTATCAGGCTGCAAGCGGCGCGGGAGCCCAGAACATGCGCGAACTGCTCAACCAGATGGGGATGGCCTATGCGTCGGTTGCTGACCTGCTGGCCGACCCGAAGTCGGCCATTCTGGAGATCGATCGCCGTTTGGCGGATAAGCTGCGCTCGGCTGAAATGCCAACCGAGAATTTCGGCGCGCCGCTTGCGGGCAGTCTGATTCCATGGATCGACAAGCAACTCGATAACGGTCAGTCCAAGGAGGAATGGAAAGGGCAGGCCGAGGTCAACAAGATCCTGGGAACAACGCAACGCATTCCGGTGGATGGTCTTTGTGTGCGCATCGGTGCGATGCGCTGCCACAGCTTGGCGCTGACACTTAAATTGAAGAAGGATGTTCCGCTTGCCGAGATCGAGACGCACATCAAGGGTGGCAATCCCTGGGTCAAGTTCGTGCCGAACCAGCGCGAGATCTCCGTGCGCGAACTGACCCCGGTTGCCGTGACCGGCAAGCTGGATGTGGCGGTCGGACGTGTGCGCAAAATGGAGCTGGGGCCGGAGTATGTAAGCGCCTTCGTCTGTGGCGATCAATTGCTATGGGGTGCGGCAGAACCGTTGCGCCGCATGCTGCGCATCCTGTTAGGCAAGTAG
- the leuB gene encoding 3-isopropylmalate dehydrogenase, translated as MKIAVLPGDGIGPEIVAQAVKVLEALRSDGLKIEMEHAHIGGAGYDAAKDPLPEATLDLSKASDAVLLGAVGGYQYDNLPRPMRPEQGLLRIRKGLGLFANLRPAMVYPELVNASTLRSDIVSGLDIMILRELTGDIYFGQPRGIRTLENGERQGFDTMHYSESEVRRVAHVGFQIAMKRNKKLCSVDKANVLDTSMFWREIVTEVAKEYPQVALSHMYVDNAAMQLVRAPKQFDVILTGNIFGDILSDEASMLTGSIGMLPSASLDESNKGLYEPCHGSAPDIAGKDIANPLATILSVAMMMQYSFGRADIAQRIEAAVRKVLQQGLRTGDIYEEGKQKVGCAAMGDAVVAAL; from the coding sequence ATGAAGATCGCAGTATTGCCGGGTGACGGTATCGGTCCGGAGATCGTGGCGCAAGCGGTGAAAGTGCTGGAAGCGTTGCGCAGTGACGGCTTGAAGATCGAGATGGAGCATGCGCACATCGGAGGGGCTGGTTACGATGCGGCAAAGGATCCGCTGCCGGAAGCGACGCTGGATCTGTCCAAGGCATCCGACGCGGTGTTGCTCGGAGCCGTGGGCGGTTACCAGTATGACAACTTGCCGCGTCCGATGCGTCCGGAACAAGGCCTGTTGCGCATCCGCAAGGGCCTTGGGCTGTTCGCCAACCTGCGTCCGGCGATGGTGTATCCGGAGCTGGTGAATGCCTCGACGCTGCGCTCGGATATCGTATCCGGCCTGGACATCATGATCCTGCGCGAACTGACCGGCGATATCTACTTTGGCCAGCCGCGCGGCATCCGCACACTGGAGAATGGCGAACGCCAGGGCTTCGACACCATGCACTACAGCGAATCGGAAGTGCGCCGAGTGGCGCATGTCGGTTTCCAGATCGCGATGAAGCGCAACAAAAAACTGTGCTCGGTAGACAAGGCCAATGTGCTGGATACCAGCATGTTCTGGCGCGAGATCGTCACCGAAGTGGCGAAGGAATATCCGCAAGTGGCGCTGTCACACATGTATGTGGACAATGCGGCGATGCAACTGGTGCGGGCACCCAAACAGTTCGACGTGATCCTGACCGGCAATATCTTCGGCGATATCCTGTCGGACGAGGCGTCGATGCTGACCGGATCCATCGGCATGTTGCCGTCTGCATCGCTGGACGAGAGCAACAAGGGCTTGTATGAGCCGTGCCACGGTTCCGCGCCGGATATCGCCGGCAAGGACATCGCCAATCCGCTGGCGACCATCCTGTCGGTGGCGATGATGATGCAATACAGTTTCGGACGTGCCGATATCGCGCAGCGCATCGAGGCGGCAGTGCGCAAGGTGCTGCAGCAAGGCCTGCGCACCGGCGATATCTACGAAGAAGGCAAGCAGAAGGTCGGCTGTGCCGCGATGGGCGATGCAGTGGTCGCCGCGCTTTGA
- the leuD gene encoding 3-isopropylmalate dehydratase small subunit, whose amino-acid sequence MRKFTLLDGLVAPLDRANVDTDAIIPKQFLKSIKRSGFGPNAFDEWRYLDHGEPGMDNSKRPLNKDFVLNQPRYQGAEILLARENFGCGSSREHAPWALEDYGFRVIIAPSYADIFFNNCFKNGLLPIKLDAATVDVLFKAVEAGAGYKLKVDLERQVITAPDGAAYKFEVDSFRKHCLLNGLDDIGLTLQHVDDIKEFETKHRAAQPWLFA is encoded by the coding sequence ATGCGTAAATTCACCTTGCTGGATGGATTGGTCGCTCCGTTGGACAGGGCCAACGTGGATACCGATGCGATCATTCCCAAGCAGTTCCTGAAATCGATCAAGCGTTCCGGTTTCGGCCCCAATGCGTTCGACGAATGGCGTTATCTCGACCATGGCGAGCCGGGCATGGACAACAGCAAGCGACCGCTCAACAAGGACTTCGTGCTGAACCAGCCGCGCTATCAGGGGGCGGAGATACTGCTGGCGCGCGAAAACTTCGGCTGTGGTTCCTCGCGCGAACATGCGCCGTGGGCGCTGGAGGACTATGGTTTCAGGGTTATCATAGCGCCGAGCTACGCCGATATTTTTTTCAACAACTGTTTCAAGAACGGTCTGTTGCCGATCAAACTCGATGCGGCGACAGTCGATGTGCTGTTCAAGGCAGTGGAAGCAGGCGCGGGTTACAAGCTGAAGGTCGACCTGGAACGGCAAGTCATCACTGCTCCGGACGGTGCCGCGTACAAGTTCGAAGTGGATTCTTTCCGCAAGCATTGTCTGTTGAACGGGCTGGACGACATCGGCCTGACCTTGCAGCATGTGGATGACATCAAGGAATTCGAAACGAAGCATCGTGCCGCACAGCCGTGGCTGTTTGCTTGA
- the leuC gene encoding 3-isopropylmalate dehydratase large subunit has protein sequence MNAKTLYDKLWDSHVVRQEADGTVLLYIDRHLVHEVTSPQAFEGLKLAHRGLWRTDSILAVADHNVPTTNRAAGIADPVSRLQVDTLDANCAEFKVTEFKMNDVRQGIVHVIGPEQGATLPGMTVVCGDSHTSTHGAFAALAHGIGTSEVEHVMATQCLMAKKSRSMLVRVEGALGNGVTAKDVALAVIGKIGTAGGTGYAIEFAGAAIRALSMEGRMTLCNMAIEAGARAGMVAADDTTFAYIKGRPFAPQGEQWDKAVAYWRTLHSDEGAKFDTVVELDASQIRPQVTWGTSPEMVVSVDGCVPDPSAVPDPVKRGDWERALQYMGLKANTLITDIRVDKVFIGSCTNARIEDMRAAAAVIRGGKVAPNVKLAMVVPGSGLVKQQAEREGLDKVFIAAGFEWRDPGCSMCLAMNDDKLAPGERCAATSNRNFEGRQGQGGRTHLVSPEMAAAAAIAGHFVDVSR, from the coding sequence ATGAACGCAAAAACTTTATACGACAAACTCTGGGACAGTCATGTGGTGCGGCAGGAAGCCGATGGCACCGTGCTGTTGTACATCGATCGTCACTTGGTGCATGAAGTGACCAGCCCGCAGGCCTTCGAAGGCCTGAAACTGGCGCATCGCGGCTTGTGGCGTACGGACTCCATCCTGGCGGTGGCGGATCACAACGTGCCGACCACGAACCGTGCGGCGGGTATCGCCGATCCGGTCTCGCGTTTGCAGGTGGATACGCTCGATGCCAACTGTGCCGAGTTCAAGGTGACCGAATTCAAGATGAACGATGTGCGTCAGGGCATCGTGCACGTGATCGGCCCGGAGCAGGGCGCGACCTTGCCGGGCATGACGGTGGTATGCGGCGATTCGCATACCAGTACGCATGGTGCGTTCGCCGCGCTGGCTCACGGTATCGGCACCTCCGAGGTCGAGCATGTGATGGCGACACAATGCCTGATGGCCAAGAAATCGAGATCCATGCTGGTCAGAGTGGAAGGGGCGCTCGGCAACGGCGTGACCGCGAAAGACGTCGCGCTGGCAGTGATCGGCAAGATCGGCACGGCTGGCGGTACGGGTTACGCGATCGAATTCGCAGGCGCTGCGATCCGTGCCTTGAGCATGGAAGGCCGCATGACCTTGTGCAACATGGCCATCGAGGCGGGTGCACGTGCCGGGATGGTGGCAGCGGACGATACGACGTTCGCATACATCAAGGGGCGTCCGTTCGCGCCGCAGGGCGAGCAATGGGACAAGGCGGTAGCCTATTGGCGCACCTTGCACAGCGATGAGGGGGCGAAGTTCGACACGGTGGTGGAGCTGGATGCATCGCAGATCAGGCCGCAAGTGACCTGGGGAACTTCGCCCGAGATGGTGGTGTCGGTAGACGGGTGTGTGCCCGATCCGTCGGCTGTGCCTGATCCGGTCAAGCGCGGCGACTGGGAGCGCGCCTTGCAGTACATGGGGCTGAAGGCGAATACCCTCATCACCGATATTCGGGTCGACAAGGTGTTCATCGGCTCCTGCACCAACGCCCGTATCGAAGACATGCGTGCGGCAGCGGCTGTGATCAGGGGCGGCAAGGTCGCTCCGAATGTGAAGCTGGCAATGGTGGTGCCGGGTTCCGGCCTGGTGAAGCAGCAGGCAGAGCGCGAAGGTCTGGACAAGGTGTTCATCGCAGCAGGGTTCGAATGGCGCGATCCCGGCTGTTCGATGTGCCTGGCGATGAACGACGACAAGCTTGCTCCGGGCGAACGCTGTGCGGCGACTTCGAACCGCAATTTCGAGGGACGCCAGGGGCAGGGCGGGCGTACACATCTGGTCAGTCCGGAGATGGCGGCAGCCGCCGCGATCGCCGGGCATTTCGTGGATGTCAGTCGATAG